In the Hermetia illucens chromosome 1, iHerIll2.2.curated.20191125, whole genome shotgun sequence genome, tcaccgatctctctctcttaccaatacgattggacgaagattatgccttttccttgtttaacgtctctgatgtgtacagataagcttctgcagccCATTCGCAAGTCGGGTCATTTTAGGGTGGcgactgcctatagtagatctactgtggttctGGTCGCTttctcttcagaatctgagctCTTGGAACATCTAGAgcgtatttttcaacgtctccctcaggccggacttgtcctaaacactggcaatatttcgtatatacatgctAAACTTCATAGAAATCTGGCTTttaatgtcaaagttatagcagttcaaacttccgacgccatgcaaataagatgctaacgtcataattaacgggaataattgacattcgcttgaaatattaaagttgcatttatgaagaatctacttatctgcagccctttttaaggacttgtgtaaaacacttatgtgaaatctaatcctcgagagatgtcccattccaataactgatcaaataaatttactaatagtatattaccaacttttaacaATTGACTGAAAGAccccttaacttcatccaaggtgtattaaattttgcaccgacatagaaaacagtctcgtgcatacacatgtcaagtttcatgaaaatccaactactaGTGTCagagttatagcaattcaaacttatcaattttctgcgaattaacagcatcctaagccatacaaataagatgctgacgtcataattaccgagaataattgacattgacagctaattcggctgtaattccatcggcttacaattaaatatggaggcaaccagttaccccaagtggttcatcaacttatgctcagggtatgggacagcgaatcaatgcatgacgatacataaaaagggagatataacacagtgcagcaattatagagctatcacgttgcagagtaccatctataagatattctcggctatcttgctaggccggatagccccatacgcccagaacatcattgacccataccaaagagacttcactccaggcaaatcagcaacggatcagattttctctctgcggcaagcaatggaagaactgttggaatatggacaacagtaacaccatctattcatcgactttaaagccgcctataaaagcatagccaaggtaaaactgtactcgACCAtgagagttcggtatcccgacgaaattgataagattgactaggctgaccctgaccaatgtgcgaggccagataaaagcagctggaccactctcaagaccattagacatcaacaacggtctacgaaaagcggatgccctatcatgcgtcctctttaacctggcactggagaaagtgatccgtgatggtgaggtaaatgcaagaggtgcgatcctcttcaagtccactcaactactggcctattcatgggaagaacgacccgagacgtacaaactcccttcatccacatcgagcaggcgggcaggcgagatcttgggctgcacatcaatgaaggcacgacaaagtatatggtggcaacgtcagcaccgaaaaccaaccaactaataacatcaaaccgcactggtcaaacaggaagaataaggataggagaaaacaactttgagactgttgataatttctcttatctagggtcgaaaatcacaaccgataacagctacgatgatgaaatccgcgcacgattgttgtcagccaacagagcttatttcagcttacaaaaactgttaaacttgaaacgtctcaccatagggtcaaagctcttactgtacaagacaatgatcttgccagtcctcatgtattccggctcaataagttacagtgggcgggtcacttaattcgtatggatgaggatgaccccacccggaaagtctataagggcaatatctatggtagaaaaagaagacgaggcagatcctgcttaagatggagcgatggcgtaggtcaggacgccaggcagcttttagggatatcgaattggtgcacctcggcgcaaaaccgggatgtctggagttccttattaaggcaggcctagagcggataccggtttttgcgccgttgatgatgaattgatattcgagtgaaatattgaaattccattcaagaagaatctaattgtcCCCAgcccttctgtctgtctgtctgtcacacgcatttttctccaaaacggaacgaaatttggtggacagatgagagctatgaaatcccacgcatacagtgagtggcataaatttaggtggagtttaaaggggggcatgcaaaggggggattcaaaaatttttttcaccgaatatagttgtgtatggtgtcaaatgaaaggtctccattggtactttccgaaactgacattagttttggcataaattgcaaagtgcgtgggtaaggagtcaaaatgtacgcacttgaagtgagacaggactcattttcggaaactattcttctttttcttcagcctttgtcccgttcacaagcggggtcggctcgtcgtgatcggcttcgccatttggctctatcgaatgcctgatccgggtgcaatctcgaggctttcaaatccccatccagcgtatcaagccaccgttgcttaggtctgccttttggtcgtttaccatcgacttcgatgttcagaccaatctttgcaagtgaattctcgtttgcacgaattgcgtgaccataccatcgaagacgcctctctcgcaacttttccacgatcggtgcaaccccataacgatcgcggatatccttatttcggatgtgatctaaacgtgtgacgccactagtccaacgtagcatcttcgtctccattaccgcgagacgccgttcattgtcttttatggtcggccaacactcagaaccatagagagcgactggacggacaacattgcggtaaattttagatttgagacgttcgttgatacgtcgatcacaaaggacaccagttgtggaacgccacttcatccaggttgcgttaatgcgtgaagcaatttcataacgcagctctccattggctgatagcgttgacccgaggtatttaaatcgctcagatctgggcagatcactgccgctgacagtgattgtgcctgtttcatggggatcggtcgtcaaaaattcagttttgtttaaattcaatctgagaccgtgttgcatgaggcgatcattccatttttgaacaagttgctcgagatcatttttgctatcagatgctaggaaaacatcatctgcataaagcagtgtgtagggtgctggacgttggatatcccgtgtgacggtgtccataacaaggacaaagaggagtggtgagagggcacttccttgatgaactccaacagagacacgaagcggttttgatacacctgccatacttcgaactttacttttcggatcgtggtagagcaattgaacccagcgcacgagttcttctggcacgaagtgttgtcgtaaagcataccagatgagttcgtgtggtacacggtcaaacgctttctctagatccagaaaggcaatgtaaaactattcaaccttaaaatccgaaaaaaatcagagtggtgcgcctagatgaaatctaggcctcaaaatatgtcgtaTCCCAGTATCTGCTcacataaacttactaatagtatattactactttttagaaatttactgaaaaacaccccttaaattcatcctaggacttccaccaggtaccagcatagaggacaatattttgtatatacgtgctaaattttgtggaaatctggccattaatgccaaagttatagcagtttaagcttagcaatttcgcgcgaatttaccgcttccaaagccatgcaaatcagatgctcagataattacccggaataattgacattcgcctggaatattaaagtcgcatttatgaagattccatttatctgcagccctttttaaggttttgtgtaaaacacttatgtgaaatctaatcttcgagagatgtcccattccggtatctgcccaaataaatttactaatagtatattatcaacttttagaaattgactaaaaaactaaacacaaaaccttattaaaatcggtttactgtctgtctgtccgtcacacgcatttttctcggagacggttatagcgattgacaccaaatttggtagaaaggtgggatctgtgaacgctcacacatacagtgaattgcatccttttacgttgaatttaagggggaggtccccatacatgcaaaaggggggtgtaaatttttttttcatccgatatagtcatgtggggtatcaaattaaaggttagtacttttcgaatgcggtcttagttttgacatttgttggaaaggtggggagtgcgggggattgaaagtgatcatttctttaaggaagccattttcagaaactaccaaaccgaaaaatctgaaaaaaatcaggagactgccactatatggtgcctaggctccgaaataccttccataccgatatctgctcaaataaagttaataatagtatattactataatttttagtaattagctacaaaaccccccttaagttcatcttagaatcacaaaattttggtaAAATTTAGGCTAGGATATAAATCACAAAACTGGAAAGTTTCAGCAAAATCgtagtattactaacaaagttacagtcgATCAAATCTACATTTCCACTCTTAATTTACTCCACCCTGGAATACCATGCAATGTAAATAAATTCTAAATCATAAATGGGAATAACCCATAAATGAGCAAAAAGCTTCCCTTATTTAAAATGAGGGGAGTGAAGGCTGAAAAAGGTGCAGACTTCAAGTGCAATAATGCCATCGTTAAAAATCAACctataaaaaaattttaaaataaaatcctaATTATGCATGCTTTCATACTAAATGTATAGTACAAGTTATCTGGAAATCTTTTCTAACTATAATACGTACCTATACATAGtccttttcttaaatttttaaatcaGTTGGCAATTAAATCGGCTTACCGATTTAATAAACGCACAGCCTCATTAAATGCAATTAACACGAAGCATTCATTCATAACGCGTATAAAGCAAACTTTGACGAGGATTCCCCGGTCGTTAAATAGTTGATCTATGTTTAGATCGCATTCCAGAAAGAAAATGTGAGCGAGCAATAAAACGATATATAGTATCCTTTTCATAAAGAGATACTTGCTAAATTCTTTCCTGTATTGAATATCTATATAACATTTGTATCCTCAAAGGGTATAGAATGAATTAGTTCTATTTGAACATTCAAGCCGAAGTGACCTACATGAGAAGTAACCTACAAGAAATTCTGTGAAGTTTTTTGTTTTGGCTATTTTCTGTAGATTTGAATTCTTTGCGTTTTGTTACCAGACTCttcaaaataatattatatttttggttGCTGTCTTACCAGAATAGATATAGAATATATAGAGATATAGTGTAAATTGTAATaaaaaaactcaatttggtgaagGTGGCGATAACGGGCAGTGAAGGGTgtagtgtacatatgtatatacgagTACGCAACTTTATATATTCCATTGGAGGAATCAGTTCAGCCACAGGATTAAggtagaaaaaatatttactcaTTTGATACATGGATGTTCGTATGCATATTTTGCTTTATTTCAAACGCTTACTATAGTTCTCTTAGGTTATTTAAAATGGCTAAGAGTATACAAGGAGAAGAATGTATTTCGATTACTTATAACAAAAGCAATATATTAGGCACCAATTATATAGAGGACGACACTATACGTGCATTTCATAATATTCTCTTACAAAATACATCATATCGCCCTCGTGATCTTGATTTTGTTCAATGCCCAGAGCTAATCGAGCCATTGGGGCAAAACGGAACACATTTGCAAATTTTATATCGGGGAGATTTGTTAGTTATAGGACATTGGGTGTGTATTTATTACGACACAAAAATCTTACGGATATATGATAGTTTGCAATATAAAGACTTTCCGCCTTTACAAGAggcatttatttcaaatttgttcCCTTTGCATCCACCTATACAATATGTAGATGTACAACGATAAAATGATAACTTTGATTGTGGTGTCTTCGCAGTTGCTTATGCAACTAGCATTGCACTAAATAGGAATCCCGCTTCAGAGAATTATTTAATACCTGAAATGCGGCGTCATCTGCTGACCATGTTACATAATAGTTACTTGCCTCGTTTTCCATCAGTCTATCGGCGCCCAAGAGGACAAAAACAAAAGAACATCTTTCCGTCGATAGTGAGTCTTAAGCGACTAAAGGAAAATCATAGCACACCGGCGTTAACATCTTCGCCTGTTGTTAACTCTGCGGATTTAGAGGAGGGAAATCAGTCAAGTAATAAAAGTATAGTTAAGTCACGCAAAGACCATGATACATTTCAGAGAAAGGAAAACAACTTGAAACGTAAACGGATGTCGAGGACCAGGAAAGATGTTGCGGGCAAAGAAAGGGAGAAGGATCAAATACGCAAACGCAATATTCGGTTAACACGTTATCGCAAACAGGAATTACTGAGGGATAGGACTGCGCGTAGGATCGCCCGATCACAAACAGATTATCGTGAAAATGAGAGAAATCGGGATAGCCAAACGAAACGCGAGACACGTAAACGGGTAAGTTACAGGATACTGGAACGGAATCGTGATGCACACGCACATCGAGAGGCTCGAAAAATAGATGAATTGAAGAGCAAAGAAAGGGCTCGTGATTGATCAGTACGCCGCACCGTCCGGTTTAAGCAAGAAAATCGGAAGGAAGAAAGATTGCGTGATAAAATGGCGCGCAAAGTTAAACGGGATGTCAACGAAGTTAGGGAAATAGAAAAAACACGTGATTTTAAAGCTCGGCGTAAAATACGCGAGAATCCAGAAATTATCATTTAGAAAAAGAGAGCAAAATCGTGATAGAATTGCTCGACAGAAAACTATGATAGAAGGACTGTTATAGTTAGAGCTGCGGAGAAGGCCAGAGGTGCCCTTTGCAGACAAAATGCTAGAAGGGATGTTGGAGTTAGGACAGTAGAAAAGGCCAGAGATGCTCTTAGCAGACAGAATGCTAGAAGGAATGTTGAAGTTAGGGTTGCTGAAAGATATGTATCGTGATTCAGTTGCACGGCAGAATGTTAGAAAGGACCCTAAAGTTAAGAATCAAGAAAGACGACATAATAGAGTTGCCCGGGGAAATGCAAGGAAACGTGGTAGAAGTAGTGAAAGGGATCGAGATATGATTGCACGGCGTGAGGCACGGCAAAATTTGGAGTCCAGAGAAAAAGAAAAGCTTCGTGATAGACGGGCACGCCGGAATGTACGTGAGGTTGTTGAAATAAGAGTACTGGAGAAAGAACGTGATTCTATAGCGCGACGTAGGATGCGAGAAAATGCAGAATATAGGAACAAAGAAAGGCATCGTGATAGATATGCACGACGGAAAATTCGAATAGTTACAACTTATAGGACTTGGGAGAAAGTTCGCGATGCCCAAGCACGGTGTAAATCTCGAAGCAGTGAAAGATATAGGCGGGAGGAGAAATTACGAGACAGAGAAGCACGAAAACGCATTCGAAGGATACGGATATATAGAACGAAAGAGCAAATTCGAGACACAGAAGCACGTCGAGAGACTCGCAAACATTCCTCATTTAGAGACAAAGAACGAAGGCGTGACAAGAGGCTGCGGCAAGTTGCACGACGGAATATAGAATACAGGAAAGTGGAACTGGAACGAGATTTAAAAGCACGACGGGGTGCCCGATCCGATCCTCAATATTTACTAAGAGAAATTTCTGTTGAAACGGTCCGGAAACAACTGCATGCTACAGACTAGGAAACAGTAAGCAAGGTGTACGCAAAGAATGTTAAAGATGGATATACGCATGCCTGCCACTGCTGGGGTAGGTTATGGCCTATCAAATCGGTTAGGCGAATTTCAAAAGCATCGCTGATAGCTAAAAGAAAAGGTAATTTAAGCTTCACCGACGAATACGAATACGGAATATATTGCCGTACGTGTACCAAAAACATACTAACGAATAAAATACCAAAGTTGACTAGAGTGAACGGTTTAGTTTTCCCACCTATTCCCGATGTCTTGAAAGACTTAACTCCCCTTGAGAAGAGACTTGTCTCACCGCGACACATTTTCCTGAAAATATAATAGTATGGAAAGGCTCAGGTCTTGGACATCAATATGCACTTGTCGGGAACGTTATAAATGTTCCCGTTGAAGTTGATACTATGGTGTCTATATTACCTCGAGTAAGTTCTGACAACCATATAATTACGGTGGAGTTGAAACGAAAAATGTGCTGCAAGCACGGGCGGAAGGAGCTTATCAGACCTGACAAGGTTCGGCAAGCTGCTTCTTATCTTACCAACGGAAATTTCTTTCAAGATTTGGGAATAACATTAAACGATACGTGGAGCAATGATGTTCCAATAGAAGATATTTCTGAGGGAAGTGGAGAATGCACTTGCAATATAGATGATCGCCAGGAGGATGAGCTAGTCAATGCTGCGGGTGGCGAGACAATGTTAGATTTGGAGCATGATTATACTTTAGTAATGGCACCTGGAGAGTGAAAAACACCTTTATCCTTGATTTATGATGAAAACATGGAGGA is a window encoding:
- the LOC119661466 gene encoding uncharacterized protein DDB_G0287625-like, with product MLEGMLKLGLLKDMYRDSVARQNVRKDPKVKNQERRHNRVARGNARKRGRSSERDRDMIARREARQNLESREKEKLRDRRARRNVREVVEIRVLEKERDSIARRRMRENAEYRNKERHRDRYARRKIRIVTTYRTWEKVRDAQARCKSRSSERYRREEKLRDREARKRIRRIRIYRTKEQIRDTEARRETRKHSSFRDKERRRDKRLRQVARRNIEYRKVELERDLKARRGARSDPQYLLREISVETVRKQLHATD